One stretch of Siphonobacter curvatus DNA includes these proteins:
- a CDS encoding aminodeoxychorismate synthase component I, whose protein sequence is MKSLEEQLNTYGRERRPCLFILDFENQYPLIWPLDDVPEADVWYDLNGRTNVSAEPTVSTGFSFTKEPLPFAAFEEKFRYVHQELKNGNSFLTNLTARTRVHTSLGFQDIFQQSKARYKLWLSKSLLEKAGPPFQKEVLCFSPEIFVRIQDELISSHPMKGTLDASLPNAREQLLADAKERFEHATIVDLIRNDLAQITTERWVERFRYVEEVPTHEKTLLQVSSEIKGRLPEDWQSQLGSLLLKLLPAGSITGAPKPKTVEIIQQAEQEPRGYYTGIVGLFDGKKLDSGVLIRFLEQTNDGTFFRSGGGITFLSEAEKEYQELIDKVYLPFS, encoded by the coding sequence ATGAAATCCCTGGAAGAGCAACTCAATACGTACGGACGCGAACGGCGTCCCTGCCTCTTCATTCTTGACTTTGAAAATCAGTACCCGCTGATCTGGCCGCTGGACGACGTACCGGAGGCAGACGTCTGGTACGATCTAAACGGTCGGACTAACGTTTCTGCCGAACCTACTGTTTCAACTGGTTTTTCGTTTACAAAAGAGCCCCTGCCTTTCGCGGCATTCGAAGAAAAATTCAGGTACGTTCATCAGGAGTTGAAAAATGGAAATTCCTTTTTAACCAACCTGACCGCCCGTACCCGCGTTCATACTTCACTGGGTTTTCAGGACATTTTTCAGCAAAGTAAGGCTCGATACAAGCTCTGGCTTTCGAAATCACTCTTAGAAAAAGCCGGGCCTCCGTTTCAGAAAGAAGTACTCTGTTTTTCTCCCGAAATCTTCGTGCGTATTCAGGATGAGTTGATTTCCAGTCACCCCATGAAGGGTACGCTGGACGCTTCCCTCCCCAATGCCCGTGAACAGCTACTGGCCGACGCGAAGGAACGCTTTGAACACGCCACCATCGTCGATTTGATTCGCAACGATCTGGCTCAGATTACCACCGAACGCTGGGTCGAACGGTTTCGATACGTGGAGGAAGTGCCCACGCACGAGAAAACGCTGTTGCAGGTAAGTTCTGAAATCAAAGGCCGTTTACCCGAAGACTGGCAGAGCCAGCTTGGTTCGCTGCTTTTGAAATTACTACCCGCTGGTTCGATCACAGGAGCTCCCAAACCCAAAACCGTGGAAATTATCCAGCAGGCCGAACAGGAACCCCGCGGGTACTACACCGGGATCGTAGGCCTTTTTGACGGGAAAAAACTAGATTCTGGCGTACTGATTCGTTTTCTGGAACAGACTAATGACGGTACGTTCTTCCGTTCCGGCGGCGGTATTACTTTTCTGAGCGAAGCCGAAAAAGAGTACCAGGAACTGATCGATAAGGTCTATCTCCCTTTTTCATAA
- a CDS encoding aminotransferase class IV, whose product MQLLETIRVADGELENLFYHQQRIYKSRKDLFGATDRWDLEELISVPDTLDAKNIYRCRVLYGAEAIEQVEFIPYTIRAVQSFQLMEASDLTYAYKFADRTALESLAKAAAADEILIVRNGLLTDTSYANIALSDGQEWYTPHQPLLEGTRRAALLASGQLIPERLSVDDLRYFKEIRWFNAMIPWELAPSLPVSAIR is encoded by the coding sequence ATGCAATTACTCGAAACCATCCGTGTAGCCGATGGTGAACTAGAAAACCTGTTTTACCATCAGCAACGCATCTACAAAAGCCGGAAAGATTTGTTTGGAGCGACGGATCGCTGGGATCTGGAAGAGCTAATTTCCGTACCCGATACCCTGGATGCGAAGAATATCTACCGCTGTCGGGTTTTGTACGGAGCGGAAGCAATTGAACAGGTAGAATTTATTCCATATACGATTCGTGCGGTTCAGTCTTTCCAGTTAATGGAAGCCTCAGATTTAACATATGCTTACAAATTCGCCGATCGTACGGCTTTGGAGTCCTTAGCGAAAGCGGCGGCGGCGGATGAAATTCTGATCGTGCGAAACGGTCTGCTTACCGATACCAGCTACGCGAATATTGCCCTTTCCGATGGTCAGGAATGGTATACACCCCATCAACCCCTGCTGGAAGGTACGCGGCGGGCGGCATTGCTAGCCAGTGGTCAGTTGATTCCCGAACGTTTATCCGTTGATGATTTGCGGTACTTCAAGGAAATTCGCTGGTTCAATGCCATGATTCCCTGGGAACTAGCCCCCAGCCTGCCGGTTTCGGCGATTCGCTAA
- a CDS encoding HAEPLYID family protein, which yields MKYLLLILLCWKACTAVAQDTTQVPTPVKPVKISHAEPLYLDLVRDLGARKGEREWNVGTSFQRKAGVSQWHPFIEYEFAPINRLGLEVEIPFQVQKPQFEDGRRSTVSVQSLKTSVQWTYAVIERWQTSLAVGYTNELELQRGISAECGFPFAVAAKRWGSHVHTLLYTAWGGEKQAGQSLRSTGYQVNLAVHYVVGKAFVGAEWYNDPAEHILRPQVRFALKKNLLVGLVSSISLTHKAPVSSFIRIIYEPKRRK from the coding sequence ATGAAATATCTACTGCTTATTCTTCTTTGCTGGAAAGCCTGCACTGCCGTCGCTCAGGATACGACGCAGGTACCGACGCCCGTGAAGCCCGTCAAAATCTCTCACGCCGAACCTCTGTATCTGGACTTGGTACGCGACCTCGGAGCCCGTAAAGGCGAGCGGGAGTGGAACGTAGGAACCAGTTTTCAGCGAAAGGCGGGCGTTTCGCAGTGGCACCCGTTCATTGAATACGAATTTGCACCCATCAACCGACTGGGGCTGGAAGTGGAAATCCCCTTTCAGGTACAAAAACCGCAATTTGAAGACGGACGGCGTTCCACCGTTTCCGTACAAAGCCTGAAAACCTCCGTACAATGGACCTACGCTGTGATCGAACGCTGGCAAACTTCATTGGCCGTAGGCTATACCAACGAGCTGGAACTGCAACGGGGCATTTCCGCCGAATGCGGATTTCCCTTCGCCGTAGCCGCGAAACGCTGGGGCTCGCACGTACATACGCTTTTGTACACGGCCTGGGGCGGCGAGAAGCAGGCAGGACAGTCGCTGCGATCTACGGGGTATCAGGTAAACCTGGCCGTGCATTATGTCGTGGGTAAGGCATTTGTCGGGGCGGAATGGTACAATGACCCCGCCGAGCATATCCTGCGGCCGCAGGTACGGTTTGCTTTAAAGAAGAATCTATTGGTTGGACTGGTGAGCAGTATCTCCCTGACGCACAAAGCTCCGGTCAGTTCGTTCATTCGGATCATCTACGAACCCAAACGGAGAAAGTAA
- a CDS encoding sensor histidine kinase: MRLLNRSTLISTLLLLLALVISGLYIYDQVSEEVHDEIDEELLNRKLEILAGLQSQTVVENPPLYAGFTIEPISKTEYKHLNEHFEDIELYELIEKEQEPHRQLVTKFKHRDQYYRLRIEASLLDLEDMGEVIAYSTAWVCAALVLLGFLVNFLLQKRLWRPFYQTLDQLKHFRVDQPDALHLPTSSILEFQELTQVVSTLAEVNRRSYQQQKQFVENASHEIQTPLAIALHQAEELIQNPDLQEKDARALGLLTEQLERLSALNKALLLMTKISNQQYADVENVALAPIVRRLVGEYEYLSEEKELQLDLQLDETMQLRANVHLIEILLRNLVRNAMLHATQNGSVQIHVSDQKLSIANTARPITGKTEALFERFVKESPQRQSLGLGLAIVKSICEAYHYTPVIETTEHQFQITIEFIPDSFQKDSGAL; encoded by the coding sequence ATGAGACTTCTCAATCGCAGTACGCTGATTAGTACCCTGCTGCTGCTGTTGGCTCTGGTCATCAGCGGGCTGTACATCTATGATCAGGTAAGTGAGGAAGTACACGACGAAATTGATGAGGAACTGCTGAACCGGAAACTCGAAATTCTTGCCGGATTGCAGTCGCAGACTGTCGTGGAAAACCCACCCCTGTACGCGGGATTTACTATCGAGCCCATTTCCAAAACGGAGTACAAACACCTCAACGAACATTTTGAGGACATTGAATTATACGAGCTGATCGAAAAAGAGCAGGAGCCGCACCGCCAGCTCGTGACCAAATTCAAACACCGCGATCAGTACTACCGCCTTCGCATCGAAGCGTCCCTGCTCGATCTGGAAGATATGGGCGAAGTCATTGCTTACAGTACGGCTTGGGTATGTGCCGCCCTGGTTTTACTGGGCTTTCTCGTGAATTTTCTCCTGCAAAAACGCTTGTGGCGACCTTTCTATCAGACCCTTGATCAGTTGAAACACTTCCGGGTCGATCAGCCGGATGCCCTGCACTTACCGACGAGTTCAATTCTTGAATTTCAGGAACTGACCCAGGTCGTAAGTACGCTGGCCGAAGTCAATCGACGGTCGTACCAGCAGCAGAAGCAGTTTGTGGAAAATGCCTCGCACGAAATCCAGACGCCGCTTGCCATCGCTTTGCACCAGGCCGAAGAACTGATCCAAAACCCGGATTTACAAGAAAAAGACGCCCGGGCTCTGGGACTGCTGACCGAGCAACTCGAACGTTTATCAGCCCTGAATAAAGCTCTATTGCTGATGACCAAAATCAGTAATCAGCAGTACGCCGATGTTGAAAATGTCGCCTTGGCTCCCATCGTGCGGCGACTGGTAGGGGAATACGAATACCTCAGCGAGGAAAAGGAATTACAGCTTGATCTGCAACTGGATGAAACAATGCAGCTACGGGCAAATGTGCATCTGATTGAAATTCTGCTTCGGAACCTGGTCCGAAATGCGATGCTACACGCGACGCAAAACGGTTCGGTACAAATTCATGTAAGCGATCAAAAGCTGAGTATTGCCAATACGGCCCGACCCATTACGGGTAAAACCGAAGCTCTGTTCGAACGCTTCGTCAAGGAAAGTCCCCAGCGACAATCTTTGGGGCTGGGTTTGGCAATTGTCAAGTCCATTTGTGAGGCGTACCACTACACACCCGTGATCGAAACTACTGAACATCAGTTCCAGATTACGATTGAGTTTATTCCAGATTCCTTCCAGAAAGACTCCGGAGCTTTGTGA
- a CDS encoding response regulator transcription factor translates to MKILLIEDEPGLYETISRFLGGEGHVCELAVTYDEAEEKLALYAYDCVLIDIMLPGGSGLDLLRQLKESHKSTGAIVISAKDSLEDKLTGLDLGADDYLPKPFHLSELNARLKSVLRRLKFEGSDTMQVGSLTIDTEARTVFFNGEEVLLNRKEFDLLMVFVTNQNRVIKKSALAEHVWGDNSDQSDSYDFIYSQIKNLRKRFTQVGYELTIQTVYGIGYKFSPH, encoded by the coding sequence ATGAAAATTCTATTGATTGAAGACGAACCCGGCCTCTATGAGACCATTTCCCGCTTCTTGGGCGGAGAAGGGCACGTATGCGAGCTGGCTGTTACCTACGACGAAGCCGAAGAGAAGCTGGCTTTGTACGCGTACGACTGTGTATTGATCGACATTATGTTGCCCGGTGGGAGTGGATTGGATTTACTGCGACAACTCAAGGAAAGCCATAAATCCACCGGAGCCATTGTGATTTCGGCCAAAGATTCGCTGGAGGATAAACTGACCGGACTGGACCTCGGAGCTGACGACTACCTGCCCAAACCCTTCCATTTATCGGAACTGAACGCCCGGCTAAAGTCGGTACTGCGAAGGTTGAAGTTTGAAGGCTCGGATACCATGCAGGTGGGTTCGCTGACGATTGATACGGAAGCCCGAACGGTTTTTTTTAACGGGGAAGAAGTACTGCTCAATCGCAAGGAATTTGACTTACTGATGGTTTTTGTAACCAATCAAAACCGCGTAATCAAGAAATCGGCCCTGGCCGAGCACGTCTGGGGTGATAACTCCGATCAGTCGGATTCCTACGATTTCATTTATTCCCAGATTAAAAATCTCCGCAAACGGTTTACTCAGGTTGGCTACGAACTGACCATTCAAACGGTATACGGCATCGGCTACAAGTTTTCTCCCCACTAA
- a CDS encoding lysophospholipid acyltransferase family protein: MKSILRKFLEMVDVFGFFERDPFGNLVFTKRVLIGTLGSLTWARYMWTNKTVIKGTEHLEKLPESGVLFLSNHQTYFADVICFYHIFCSVKWGFRNWIGLPIYLLAPRARMYYVAASETMKDSGLVPRIFAQAGGITINRSWRAKGHDVKREVDKSAGDKIGKGLSDGWVVSFPQGTTSPYAPVRKGTGHLIKEHQPIVVPVVINGFRRAFDKKGLLLKKRGTTLSVTFKEPMRFDPSLSVEEIITHVEAFLEQDYPEGKQWYVKKQAEKTESSGT, from the coding sequence ATGAAATCCATTCTACGGAAGTTTCTGGAAATGGTCGATGTCTTCGGCTTTTTTGAGCGTGATCCTTTCGGAAATCTCGTGTTTACCAAACGCGTCCTCATCGGCACGCTGGGCTCGCTGACCTGGGCCCGGTACATGTGGACCAACAAAACGGTCATCAAGGGCACCGAACACCTGGAAAAACTCCCGGAAAGCGGCGTACTGTTTCTGTCCAACCACCAGACCTACTTTGCCGATGTGATCTGCTTCTATCACATCTTCTGCAGTGTCAAATGGGGCTTCCGAAACTGGATTGGACTGCCCATTTACCTGCTGGCTCCCCGGGCCCGGATGTATTACGTAGCCGCCTCCGAGACCATGAAAGACAGCGGTCTGGTCCCCCGCATTTTTGCTCAGGCCGGCGGGATTACCATCAACCGCTCCTGGCGGGCCAAAGGACACGATGTGAAACGGGAAGTAGACAAATCCGCCGGTGATAAAATTGGTAAAGGCCTTTCGGATGGCTGGGTGGTGAGTTTCCCGCAGGGTACTACCAGCCCGTACGCCCCCGTACGAAAAGGGACCGGACATTTGATCAAGGAACATCAGCCGATAGTCGTACCCGTCGTCATTAATGGGTTTCGTCGGGCTTTTGATAAAAAAGGGCTCTTGCTGAAAAAACGGGGCACTACCCTTTCGGTGACCTTCAAAGAACCCATGCGGTTTGATCCCTCCCTTTCCGTGGAGGAAATCATTACGCACGTGGAAGCCTTTCTGGAACAGGACTATCCGGAGGGCAAACAATGGTACGTGAAAAAACAGGCGGAAAAAACGGAATCTTCCGGCACCTAG
- a CDS encoding NADH-quinone oxidoreductase subunit D, translated as MPAIQYEYKPENHFRSDPNKYKLEDLKSEEMILNMGPQHPSTHGVLRLEIISDGELIVDVVPHLGYLHRCFEKHAENLPFNQTIPFVDRMDYLAAMNSEHVYVMGVEKMLGIDKEIPKRVEYIRVLVAELNRLASHFVAIGSYALDIGAYTPFLWLMRDREHIQRMLEWICGARMLYNYIWIGGLFYDLPVGFEERCRDLVKYLRPKLVELQQLVIENEIFVRRTANVGVLPLATAIDYGCTGPVLRGSGLRWDLRKVDAYSVYPELDFDIPIGEGKMGTVGDCWDRNNVRVMECWESLKIVEQCLDQLTGTHKRTSDFDPQAFVPKKIRPKAMDCYVRGEGSKGELGFYIRTDGKSDVPVRMKSRGPSFHNLSVISEISRGALLADLVAVIGSLDLVMGEVDR; from the coding sequence ATGCCCGCTATTCAATACGAATACAAACCTGAAAACCATTTCCGCTCGGATCCAAACAAGTATAAACTGGAAGATCTGAAGTCGGAAGAGATGATCCTTAACATGGGGCCGCAGCACCCTTCGACGCACGGGGTACTCCGGCTGGAGATTATCAGCGACGGCGAGTTGATTGTGGATGTAGTCCCGCATTTGGGTTACCTGCACCGCTGTTTTGAAAAACACGCCGAAAATCTGCCCTTCAACCAGACGATTCCTTTCGTCGATCGGATGGACTACCTGGCGGCCATGAACTCGGAACACGTCTACGTAATGGGCGTGGAAAAGATGCTGGGTATCGACAAGGAAATTCCAAAACGTGTGGAATACATCCGGGTACTGGTGGCCGAGCTGAACCGACTGGCTTCGCACTTTGTCGCCATTGGTTCGTATGCCTTGGATATTGGTGCCTATACCCCGTTCCTGTGGCTCATGCGGGACCGGGAACACATTCAGCGGATGCTGGAATGGATTTGTGGAGCCCGTATGCTTTACAATTACATCTGGATTGGTGGTTTGTTCTACGATTTGCCCGTGGGCTTTGAGGAGCGTTGCCGCGATCTGGTCAAGTACCTCAGACCCAAGCTGGTAGAACTACAGCAACTGGTCATTGAGAATGAAATCTTCGTGCGTCGTACGGCGAATGTCGGCGTACTCCCCCTGGCCACGGCGATCGATTACGGCTGTACGGGTCCGGTGTTACGCGGCTCGGGACTACGCTGGGATTTGCGAAAAGTGGATGCCTATTCCGTTTACCCTGAACTTGATTTTGACATTCCCATTGGGGAAGGCAAAATGGGTACGGTGGGTGACTGCTGGGATCGTAATAACGTACGAGTGATGGAATGCTGGGAATCGCTCAAAATTGTGGAACAATGCCTGGATCAGTTAACTGGTACACACAAACGTACCTCAGACTTTGATCCGCAGGCCTTTGTACCGAAGAAAATCCGTCCGAAAGCCATGGACTGCTACGTACGGGGTGAAGGCTCGAAAGGCGAACTGGGTTTTTACATCCGTACCGACGGTAAATCCGACGTACCCGTTCGAATGAAATCGCGGGGACCTTCGTTTCATAACCTTTCCGTCATTTCCGAAATCAGTCGCGGAGCTTTACTGGCCGATCTGGTTGCTGTAATTGGTTCACTGGATCTAGTTATGGGCGAAGTGGATCGGTAA
- a CDS encoding acyl-CoA thioesterase produces the protein MFRLDPERPYQKKTESHSLIRFQDCDPLQHLNNAKYLDYYFNAREDHVFSMYGFTMDYTFKKHNASWVVYNHQIGYIRPARVSEWVTIITSIIYFDESTMVTEYVMTNENKTELKNVMWSTAKYISVVTGKVIPHQEEIHQFLQTVAVEGVDYLNITFNERIKQIKTALAEGRY, from the coding sequence ATGTTTCGATTAGACCCCGAACGGCCGTATCAGAAAAAAACAGAATCGCATTCATTGATTCGTTTTCAAGATTGCGATCCCTTGCAGCACTTGAATAATGCCAAATACCTGGATTATTACTTCAACGCTCGCGAAGACCATGTCTTCTCCATGTACGGTTTTACGATGGATTATACCTTCAAGAAACACAATGCAAGCTGGGTCGTGTATAATCACCAGATTGGCTATATTCGGCCAGCCCGTGTTAGTGAATGGGTAACCATTATTACCAGCATCATTTATTTCGATGAAAGTACGATGGTGACGGAATACGTCATGACGAATGAAAATAAAACGGAATTAAAAAACGTCATGTGGTCAACGGCCAAATACATTTCGGTCGTTACGGGAAAAGTTATTCCACACCAAGAAGAAATTCATCAATTTTTACAAACCGTAGCTGTGGAAGGAGTAGATTATTTAAACATTACGTTTAACGAACGTATTAAACAGATTAAAACAGCACTAGCGGAAGGAAGATACTAA
- a CDS encoding choice-of-anchor I family protein — protein sequence MLRNKKWIALWVLAVAFQACVKDHNPQPDPTENPAAFREVSSTKIGGEAAAEISAYDPASKRLFTVNNEAKALVDVLDLSALPKVIKIQSIDISALGGVANSVSVSDGKLAIALEATNKQANGSVIVMDTKTLTQLKQITVGALPDMVTFSPDGKYIVTANEGEPNATYTNDPAGSISIIDVTNNYSIRTLTFDSFAPLQAQLQTGGFRIFGPNASFAQDIEPEYVAISQDSKKAWVTLQENNGIAEVDLLGGAIIKLHPLGTVDVSLPENAIDPSNEDGKIVFATWPIKSLYLPDAISYFNVNNAGYLITANEGDAREYDAFVEQARISTLKLDPSKFPNAATLQKKEQLGRLYVTKTLGDTDQDGDYDELYTFGGRGFSIREAATGQLIYNSGKSMEEEVVKAGAYDDSRSDDKGVEPEGITVGMVNGKPIAFIALERADAVAIYDVSNPKAPQFLQLLRTGDAPEGILFVAPDKSPNGRSMLIVSSEGDGTVKVYQPDRL from the coding sequence ATGTTACGGAACAAGAAATGGATTGCCCTATGGGTATTGGCAGTGGCTTTCCAGGCCTGCGTAAAAGATCACAATCCCCAACCTGATCCTACTGAAAATCCAGCGGCTTTCCGCGAGGTGTCTTCCACTAAAATTGGTGGTGAAGCGGCGGCTGAAATCTCCGCTTACGATCCGGCAAGCAAACGACTCTTTACCGTTAACAACGAAGCCAAAGCTCTGGTGGACGTACTGGACCTTTCGGCCTTACCCAAAGTTATCAAGATTCAGTCCATCGACATCTCGGCCCTGGGTGGTGTAGCCAATAGCGTGTCGGTCTCGGACGGCAAACTGGCGATTGCTCTGGAAGCCACCAACAAGCAGGCCAACGGTAGCGTCATCGTGATGGATACTAAAACTCTGACGCAGCTGAAGCAGATTACCGTGGGTGCATTGCCCGACATGGTGACTTTCAGTCCCGACGGCAAGTACATCGTGACGGCCAATGAAGGCGAACCCAATGCCACCTATACGAACGATCCGGCAGGCTCAATTTCCATCATTGATGTAACCAACAATTACAGCATTCGTACGCTTACCTTCGATTCATTTGCTCCGCTACAGGCTCAGCTGCAAACCGGTGGTTTCCGGATTTTTGGGCCAAATGCCAGCTTTGCTCAGGATATTGAACCGGAGTACGTAGCCATTTCGCAGGATTCTAAAAAAGCTTGGGTGACACTCCAGGAAAACAATGGTATTGCGGAAGTAGATCTGTTGGGTGGTGCGATTATAAAACTGCATCCGCTGGGCACGGTGGATGTAAGCTTACCCGAAAATGCCATTGATCCTTCCAACGAAGATGGTAAAATTGTCTTTGCCACCTGGCCGATTAAGTCGCTGTACCTGCCCGACGCCATTTCCTATTTCAACGTGAATAACGCCGGTTATCTGATCACGGCCAACGAAGGCGATGCCCGTGAATACGATGCCTTCGTGGAGCAGGCCCGCATCAGTACGCTGAAGCTGGATCCTAGCAAATTTCCGAATGCAGCAACTTTACAAAAGAAAGAGCAACTGGGTCGTCTGTACGTTACCAAGACCCTCGGTGATACGGATCAGGACGGTGATTACGATGAATTGTACACCTTTGGTGGCCGTGGCTTTAGTATTCGGGAGGCCGCTACGGGTCAACTGATTTACAATTCTGGGAAGAGTATGGAGGAAGAAGTAGTCAAAGCGGGTGCCTACGACGATAGCCGTTCGGATGATAAAGGTGTGGAACCCGAAGGCATTACCGTGGGTATGGTGAATGGCAAACCGATTGCTTTCATCGCTCTGGAACGGGCCGATGCCGTGGCCATCTACGACGTGAGTAATCCCAAGGCTCCTCAATTTCTGCAATTGTTACGTACGGGTGACGCTCCCGAAGGAATCCTGTTCGTAGCTCCCGACAAAAGTCCAAATGGTCGTAGTATGCTGATTGTGAGCAGTGAAGGTGATGGTACGGTAAAAGTTTATCAGCCGGACCGTTTGTAG
- a CDS encoding DUF4249 domain-containing protein has protein sequence MKTKRLLLALLGMSSCTQELHDLSIESDRKLVIECYLNPASPDIRVLVKQTKPIQGAGSGDRSPGPSVKNANVLLSDGKQQIRIPFDAEIDQYRFEAVKYKLVAGRSYTLRVSAKGFPETSATCTIPKPMSTLQSRDGKLTYIPGDNKLFKVYKKRTLSWNITQTNATHYYLVGSGEGKLTPVKLNGRDSAVVQLEKTQVVAFLANTGKSISTPQLDFLLGQAKKANDPQIISPAPMYTFVYHVDPNYYQFMESVKLQREVGDNPFAEPVPIYTNIKNGLGIFGAAVVHVKKLEK, from the coding sequence ATGAAGACTAAACGATTACTGCTCGCCCTGCTGGGCATGTCGAGTTGTACGCAGGAGCTGCATGACCTCTCCATCGAAAGTGATCGAAAGCTAGTGATTGAATGTTATTTGAACCCAGCCAGCCCGGACATTCGGGTGCTGGTCAAACAAACCAAGCCCATTCAGGGTGCCGGAAGTGGCGATCGTTCGCCGGGCCCATCGGTTAAGAATGCGAATGTGTTACTGTCGGACGGAAAGCAGCAGATACGAATTCCTTTTGACGCTGAAATTGATCAGTATCGGTTTGAGGCAGTTAAGTATAAGTTGGTGGCCGGGCGTAGCTACACGCTTCGGGTATCGGCGAAGGGTTTTCCGGAAACTTCGGCTACGTGTACGATTCCAAAGCCGATGAGTACGCTGCAATCCAGGGACGGGAAATTGACCTACATTCCCGGTGATAACAAGTTATTCAAGGTCTATAAAAAGCGGACACTTTCCTGGAATATCACGCAGACGAATGCCACCCATTATTATCTGGTGGGCAGCGGTGAAGGAAAGCTTACGCCTGTAAAATTAAATGGTCGGGACTCGGCCGTGGTGCAACTGGAAAAAACGCAGGTAGTAGCGTTTCTCGCGAATACGGGCAAATCCATTTCAACGCCACAACTCGATTTTTTGCTGGGACAGGCCAAGAAGGCAAACGACCCGCAGATCATCAGTCCGGCACCGATGTATACTTTCGTGTATCACGTTGATCCGAACTATTACCAGTTTATGGAATCTGTGAAGTTACAACGAGAGGTAGGGGACAACCCCTTCGCCGAGCCCGTTCCGATTTATACGAACATCAAGAACGGGCTCGGCATTTTCGGGGCGGCGGTAGTGCACGTAAAAAAACTCGAAAAGTAA